In a genomic window of Salegentibacter salegens:
- a CDS encoding phosphoglycerate kinase, with translation MKTLNDFNFKDKQALIRVDFNVPLNKDQEVTDANRIEAAKPTILKILEDGGSVVLMSHLGRPEGKEEKYSLKHIVKKVAEVIGVEPKFVNDCVGAEVKTAADNLNPGEILLLENLRFHKEEKGGDEEFAKQLSQLGDIYVNDAFGTAHRAHASTTIVAKYFDDKCFGYLLEKEIKNLDKVLHSKEKPVTAVLGGAKVSSKITVIENILDKVDHLIIGGGMAYTFILAKGGKIGNSLVEKDKQELALEILKKAEAKNVQVHLPVDSIIADSFSEQASTDTTKINEIPDGWMGLDAGPESIKNFDAVIQESKIILWNGPLGVFEMDKFSKGTIALGNSIAEATKNGAFSLVGGGDSVAAVKKFGFEEKVSYVSTGGGAMLEMLEGKSLPGIEAIGK, from the coding sequence ATGAAGACTTTAAACGATTTTAATTTTAAAGACAAACAGGCATTAATAAGAGTAGATTTTAATGTTCCCTTAAATAAAGATCAGGAAGTAACTGATGCCAATAGAATTGAAGCTGCAAAACCAACAATTCTTAAAATTTTAGAGGATGGAGGCAGCGTTGTTTTAATGTCGCATCTTGGCAGGCCAGAAGGCAAAGAAGAAAAATACTCGTTAAAACATATTGTAAAGAAAGTTGCAGAGGTTATTGGGGTAGAACCCAAATTTGTGAACGATTGTGTTGGAGCGGAAGTTAAAACTGCAGCCGATAATTTAAACCCCGGTGAAATCTTATTACTTGAAAACCTTAGATTTCACAAAGAGGAAAAAGGCGGTGACGAAGAATTTGCAAAACAACTGTCTCAACTTGGGGATATTTATGTTAACGATGCCTTTGGTACCGCTCACCGTGCTCACGCCTCTACCACTATAGTGGCAAAATATTTTGACGATAAATGTTTCGGATATTTATTGGAAAAAGAAATTAAAAACCTTGATAAGGTACTTCATAGTAAAGAAAAACCGGTAACCGCAGTTTTAGGTGGTGCTAAAGTTTCATCTAAAATTACAGTGATTGAGAATATTCTTGATAAAGTAGATCATTTGATTATTGGAGGCGGAATGGCGTATACTTTTATTCTCGCCAAAGGCGGAAAAATAGGAAATTCTCTTGTAGAAAAAGACAAACAGGAATTGGCTCTGGAAATTCTTAAAAAAGCCGAAGCCAAAAACGTACAGGTTCATCTTCCAGTTGATTCTATAATTGCTGATAGTTTTTCTGAACAGGCTTCTACAGATACTACTAAAATCAATGAAATTCCCGACGGTTGGATGGGGCTTGATGCCGGACCAGAGAGTATCAAAAATTTTGATGCTGTAATTCAGGAATCTAAAATTATTCTTTGGAATGGCCCACTTGGCGTATTTGAAATGGATAAATTTTCAAAAGGAACCATCGCTTTAGGAAACTCAATCGCTGAAGCTACCAAAAACGGAGCTTTCTCATTAGTCGGTGGTGGTGATTCTGTAGCCGCGGTTAAAAAATTCGGCTTTGAAGAAAAAGTAAGTTATGTTTCTACCGGTGGCGGTGCCATGTTGGAAATGTTAGAAGGAAAATCCCTGCCCGGTATTGAGGCAATAGGGAAATAA
- a CDS encoding DNA polymerase III subunit — protein sequence MLFEEIIGLQHLKKHLTTTADNGRVPHAQLFIGKSGSGTLPLAIAYAQYILCKNKEGENNAGNSNCNERFKKLAHPDLHFAFPVAANQKVKKHPVSSHFLEEWREFVKTDPYGSLFEWYQKLGIENKQGQIGVDEAQEVVKSLSLKAYEGGFKIMIIWMAEKMNTAAANKLLKLIEEPPNNTLFLLVTEDEEQIIQTIRSRCQKLQFPPLPEDEIAGFLEKNENCSKPDALKIAHQANGSYTRALHLLQKDSGDQQFETWFINWVRSAFKAKGNRATVLELIAWSEEIAGMGRESQKSFLLYCIDFFRQALMLNYKAEKLVYLEPATPGFKLEKFAPFVHGNNIKEIIAALEEAIYHIERNGNAKIILTDLSIRLTRYLHKKAA from the coding sequence ATGCTTTTTGAAGAAATAATAGGGTTACAACATTTAAAGAAACATCTTACTACCACCGCTGACAACGGCCGTGTTCCACATGCGCAGTTATTTATAGGAAAAAGCGGTAGTGGTACTTTGCCTCTTGCCATTGCTTACGCGCAATACATACTTTGTAAAAATAAGGAAGGAGAAAACAATGCTGGAAACAGTAATTGTAATGAGCGATTTAAAAAACTGGCGCATCCCGATCTTCATTTTGCATTTCCGGTTGCTGCTAACCAGAAAGTTAAAAAGCATCCTGTTTCTTCTCACTTTTTAGAAGAATGGCGGGAATTTGTAAAAACCGATCCCTACGGAAGTTTATTTGAATGGTATCAAAAACTTGGTATTGAAAATAAACAAGGTCAAATTGGTGTAGATGAAGCCCAGGAAGTAGTTAAATCCCTTTCTTTAAAAGCTTATGAAGGCGGATTTAAAATTATGATTATTTGGATGGCCGAAAAGATGAATACAGCGGCTGCCAATAAATTGTTGAAATTAATAGAAGAACCACCAAACAATACGCTTTTTCTACTGGTTACAGAAGATGAAGAGCAAATTATACAAACCATAAGATCCCGTTGCCAGAAACTGCAATTCCCTCCTTTGCCAGAAGATGAAATTGCCGGTTTTTTAGAAAAAAATGAAAATTGCAGCAAGCCCGATGCTTTAAAAATTGCCCACCAGGCAAACGGCAGTTATACCCGCGCTTTACATTTATTACAAAAAGATAGCGGAGATCAGCAATTTGAAACCTGGTTTATCAATTGGGTGCGTAGTGCATTTAAAGCTAAAGGAAATCGAGCTACGGTGCTTGAACTTATCGCCTGGAGCGAAGAAATTGCAGGAATGGGACGCGAATCTCAAAAGAGCTTTTTACTGTATTGCATAGACTTTTTCCGCCAGGCCTTAATGCTGAATTATAAAGCCGAAAAACTGGTATATCTTGAACCGGCCACGCCTGGTTTTAAACTGGAGAAATTTGCGCCCTTTGTACACGGAAATAATATTAAAGAGATTATTGCCGCACTTGAAGAAGCCATTTATCATATTGAAAGAAACGGAAATGCAAAAATTATTCTTACCGATCTTTCTATTAGATTAACTCGATATTTACATAAAAAAGCCGCTTAA
- a CDS encoding DoxX family protein — translation MENLYVNITEILILLFILITFLQSGIDKAADWEGNTGWLKDHFSGTFLAGQVPLMVGIIMIIEIITGFATILGIIWLIAYNDPTVALYACILAAITLLMLLFGQRIAKDYAGAFTLTGYFIVVIFGVYLMS, via the coding sequence ATGGAAAACCTATACGTAAACATCACTGAAATTTTAATCTTGCTTTTTATTCTTATCACTTTCTTACAATCTGGGATAGATAAAGCTGCAGATTGGGAAGGAAACACAGGATGGCTAAAAGATCATTTCTCGGGAACTTTCTTGGCAGGACAGGTACCTTTAATGGTAGGAATAATTATGATCATTGAAATCATTACCGGATTTGCTACTATCCTGGGAATTATTTGGCTAATCGCTTATAACGACCCAACAGTGGCGCTTTACGCCTGCATTCTGGCTGCTATTACCCTCTTAATGTTATTATTCGGACAAAGAATTGCTAAAGATTACGCCGGTGCTTTTACATTAACCGGTTACTTTATCGTGGTGATTTTTGGAGTTTATTTAATGTCTTAA
- a CDS encoding OmpH family outer membrane protein, translating into MMKKLLMILVVAVLLTSCDQEKTAYVDTTKLIQEYKEMKDVEAEFSTQSDSVKRQLDSIARTFQQEVQAYQEEMNSLSQAQRQEKEQVLMQKQQRIQQQQQMQGNRLREQSDAVIDSIVNKVKDYVADYGEENGYTYIFGSNESANIMYAKDGKDLTQEILDNLNETYNKN; encoded by the coding sequence ATGATGAAAAAACTTTTAATGATTTTGGTAGTTGCTGTTTTACTTACTTCCTGTGACCAGGAAAAAACGGCTTATGTAGATACCACAAAACTTATCCAGGAGTACAAAGAGATGAAAGATGTGGAAGCTGAATTTTCTACACAATCAGATTCTGTAAAAAGACAATTAGATTCTATTGCGAGAACTTTCCAACAGGAAGTTCAGGCGTACCAGGAAGAAATGAATTCTCTATCTCAGGCGCAACGCCAGGAAAAAGAGCAGGTATTAATGCAAAAGCAGCAAAGAATTCAGCAGCAACAACAAATGCAAGGCAATCGCCTTAGGGAGCAGAGTGATGCTGTTATAGATTCTATTGTAAATAAAGTAAAGGATTATGTAGCAGATTATGGTGAAGAGAATGGCTACACTTATATTTTTGGCTCTAACGAATCTGCCAATATAATGTATGCGAAAGATGGGAAAGATCTAACTCAGGAAATCCTTGATAATTTGAATGAAACTTATAACAAGAACTAA
- a CDS encoding class I SAM-dependent methyltransferase — translation MPDKNFHLTCKDHLVSGEEFQLQKRSDFDILETIPKPEDLSAYYESENYISHTDSSKSFTDKLYQGVKNFMLLQKLKWIHKVSKGNNLLDIGAGTGDFLLAANRKKWNVEGIEPNAQARKLAAEKGIELQQELSYFKDASFDVITMWHVLEHVPDLDFQLKELYRLLKPNGVAVIAVPNFKSFDAEYYKEFWAAYDVPRHLWHFSQTGINELFKRHNFEKLKTKPLVFDSFYVSLLSEKNKTGNSNMIEAFKIGVKSNLKAQSTSEYSSLVYFFLKS, via the coding sequence ATGCCCGATAAGAATTTCCATTTAACTTGTAAAGATCATTTAGTTTCTGGTGAAGAATTTCAGTTACAAAAGAGAAGTGATTTTGATATTTTAGAAACGATTCCAAAACCCGAAGATCTTTCGGCTTACTACGAAAGTGAAAATTATATTTCCCATACAGATTCCAGTAAAAGTTTTACCGATAAGCTTTACCAGGGAGTAAAGAATTTTATGCTGCTGCAAAAGCTGAAATGGATCCATAAAGTTTCAAAAGGAAATAACTTATTGGATATCGGAGCCGGAACCGGAGATTTTTTATTAGCTGCAAATAGAAAGAAATGGAATGTTGAAGGCATTGAACCAAATGCACAGGCAAGAAAATTAGCTGCTGAAAAAGGCATTGAACTTCAGCAAGAATTATCTTATTTTAAAGATGCTTCTTTTGATGTAATTACTATGTGGCACGTTTTGGAACATGTTCCAGATTTAGATTTTCAGCTCAAAGAATTATACCGACTATTAAAACCTAATGGGGTAGCGGTTATCGCCGTGCCCAATTTTAAAAGTTTTGATGCCGAATATTACAAAGAGTTTTGGGCGGCTTATGATGTACCGAGACATCTTTGGCACTTTTCTCAAACTGGAATTAACGAGTTGTTCAAAAGGCATAATTTTGAAAAGCTTAAAACCAAACCTCTTGTTTTTGATTCGTTTTATGTGAGTTTACTTTCAGAAAAAAATAAAACAGGAAATTCAAATATGATAGAAGCCTTTAAAATTGGTGTAAAGTCTAATTTGAAAGCGCAAAGCACTTCAGAGTATTCTTCACTTGTTTATTTCTTCCTAAAAAGCTAA
- the mnmG gene encoding tRNA uridine-5-carboxymethylaminomethyl(34) synthesis enzyme MnmG: MFESEYDVIVVGGGHAGSEAAAAAANMGSKTLLVTMNLQNIAQMSCNPAMGGIAKGQILREIDAMGGYSGLVSDTSAIQFKMLNKSKGPAMWSPRVQSDRMMFAEHWRLRLEQTPNLDFYQEMVAGLILEGNELKGVRTSLGLEIRAKSVVLTNGTFLNGLIHIGDKNFGGGRAGERAATGITKDLVDAGFESGRMKTGTPPRVDGRSLDYSKMVEQPGDEIPSKFSFLDETQPLKKQRSCYMTYTSPEVHEILKDGFERSPMFNGRIQSIGPRYCPSIEDKINRFADKDRHQLFVEPEGWKTVEVYVNGFSTSLPEDVQFKALKSVAGFENVKFFRPGYAIEYDYFPPTQLKHTLETKLVDGLYFAGQINGTTGYEEAACQGLMAGINAALKVQEKEEFIIKRNEAYIGVLIDDLITKGTEEPYRMFTSRAEYRTLLRQDNADFRLTERSYKLGLASEERMRKMEEKKEKSSGFVNFLKNKSVSHEDANPILEANNSSPMKQSDKIFKIFSRPNITMDDVRNFPGVEDYIQENNLNTEILEQTEIQVKYSGYIAKEKNNADKLNRLEDVKIPNDFDYSKIKSMSFEAREKLNKIQPTSISQASRISGVSPNDISVLLVYMGR; the protein is encoded by the coding sequence ATGTTCGAAAGTGAATATGATGTTATTGTAGTAGGTGGCGGTCACGCTGGAAGTGAAGCCGCAGCCGCAGCCGCAAATATGGGTTCTAAAACCTTGTTGGTGACGATGAATCTGCAGAATATTGCGCAAATGAGTTGTAATCCTGCAATGGGCGGGATTGCAAAAGGACAAATTTTGCGCGAGATTGATGCGATGGGTGGTTACAGCGGATTGGTTAGTGATACGAGTGCCATTCAATTTAAAATGCTTAATAAATCTAAAGGGCCTGCAATGTGGAGCCCGAGAGTGCAAAGCGACAGAATGATGTTTGCTGAGCATTGGAGACTTAGATTAGAGCAAACTCCTAATCTTGATTTCTACCAGGAAATGGTTGCCGGTTTGATTTTAGAAGGAAATGAACTTAAAGGGGTCAGAACTTCTTTAGGCTTGGAAATTCGAGCTAAATCTGTGGTGCTAACTAATGGTACTTTTCTAAATGGATTAATTCATATTGGAGATAAGAATTTTGGCGGTGGTAGAGCAGGAGAAAGAGCCGCTACCGGTATCACAAAAGATCTTGTTGACGCAGGTTTTGAATCTGGTAGAATGAAAACCGGAACACCTCCAAGAGTAGATGGCAGATCTTTAGATTATTCTAAAATGGTAGAGCAGCCTGGGGATGAAATTCCTTCTAAATTTTCTTTTTTAGATGAAACCCAGCCTTTAAAAAAGCAACGTTCTTGCTATATGACATACACCTCTCCCGAGGTTCACGAAATTCTTAAAGATGGCTTTGAAAGATCACCAATGTTTAATGGGCGAATTCAAAGTATTGGGCCTAGATATTGCCCAAGTATTGAAGATAAAATAAACCGATTTGCAGATAAGGATAGGCATCAACTTTTTGTGGAGCCAGAAGGATGGAAAACGGTAGAAGTATATGTAAATGGTTTTTCAACTTCCCTTCCTGAAGACGTTCAATTTAAAGCTTTGAAATCTGTTGCCGGATTTGAGAATGTGAAATTTTTTAGACCCGGTTACGCGATAGAATACGATTATTTTCCACCCACACAGTTAAAACACACTTTGGAAACGAAGTTGGTTGACGGACTATATTTCGCCGGCCAAATCAATGGAACTACAGGATACGAAGAAGCCGCTTGCCAGGGATTAATGGCAGGAATAAATGCCGCTTTAAAAGTTCAGGAGAAAGAAGAATTTATTATTAAAAGAAACGAAGCTTATATAGGTGTTCTTATAGACGATCTTATCACGAAAGGGACAGAAGAGCCTTATAGAATGTTTACTTCCCGTGCTGAATACAGAACTTTATTGCGCCAGGATAATGCCGATTTTAGATTGACCGAACGATCTTATAAATTAGGTTTGGCCTCTGAAGAACGTATGCGGAAAATGGAGGAGAAGAAAGAAAAATCTTCCGGTTTTGTCAATTTCCTGAAGAATAAAAGTGTTTCTCATGAGGATGCAAATCCTATTCTGGAAGCGAATAATTCTTCGCCGATGAAACAGAGCGACAAGATTTTTAAAATATTTTCGCGTCCAAATATTACGATGGATGATGTTCGGAATTTCCCCGGAGTAGAAGACTATATTCAGGAGAATAATTTGAATACCGAGATTTTGGAACAGACCGAAATTCAGGTGAAATATTCAGGGTATATTGCAAAGGAGAAGAACAATGCCGATAAATTAAATAGACTGGAAGATGTGAAGATTCCGAATGATTTTGATTATTCTAAGATCAAATCTATGTCTTTTGAGGCACGGGAGAAACTGAATAAAATTCAACCAACATCAATTTCACAAGCCTCAAGAATAAGCGGGGTAAGTCCTAATGATATTTCTGTTTTGTTGGTTTATATGGGAAGATGA